In Dasania marina DSM 21967, the genomic window CGTATCCAATGATCTGATTTAATACTCATGCGGTTTCCTATCTCTGTGTCTCTAACTCATTAAACAATTAATCGTTGCTTATCACTATCTCTGGCATCGCGGAGCTGGCCAGTGAGTGGCGCAGTGCCAACTGGGCGGCCATATTACGCGCAATGTCGCCATAAAGAGAAGCAATTTCCCCCTCAGGCTCAGCAATCACCGTAGGCCTGCCGGCATCGGTTTGCTGACGAATAGTAAGCGATAACGGCAGCGCACCCAATAGTGGCACCCCATATTGCTGGGCTATGCGCTGGCCACCGCCCTCACCAAAAATATGCTCTTGATGGCCGCAGGCGCTGCAAATATGGGTGGCCATATTCTCCACTACCCCCAATACCGGCACATTCACTTTCTTGAACATCTCTATACCTTTTTTAGCATCCAACAGCGCGATATCCTGCGGCGTGGTGACGATTACCGAGCCCGCTACCGGCACCCGCTGCGATAAGGTCAGCTGTATATCACCAGTGCCCGGTGGCATATCAATAATCAAATAATCCAAATCCTGCCAATGGGTTTGACGCAACAGCTGCTCTAAAGCACCACTGGCCATGGGGCCGCGCCATACCATGGGGGTTTGCTCAGTCACCAA contains:
- the apbC gene encoding iron-sulfur cluster carrier protein ApbC codes for the protein MSQYSQQHVEECLLSYVEPHLQRSLLDVQAIKAMTFSGDTLNLSLELPYPMHSVQAQREAAIAQHIEQALPGLSVTVAITSQITTNPTPANQQALAGVKNIIAVASGKGGVGKSTTAVNIALALVRDGAKVGLLDADIYGPSQALMLGVAEGTRPEPHGEKGMQPVCALGLQSMSMAYLVTEQTPMVWRGPMASGALEQLLRQTHWQDLDYLIIDMPPGTGDIQLTLSQRVPVAGSVIVTTPQDIALLDAKKGIEMFKKVNVPVLGVVENMATHICSACGHQEHIFGEGGGQRIAQQYGVPLLGALPLSLTIRQQTDAGRPTVIAEPEGEIASLYGDIARNMAAQLALRHSLASSAMPEIVISND